One segment of Setaria viridis chromosome 4, Setaria_viridis_v4.0, whole genome shotgun sequence DNA contains the following:
- the LOC117852748 gene encoding uncharacterized protein isoform X1, whose translation MPRIPLIKFPKRNLKAPSPSAPAASQPADQHATLMSRLGAKVEAPPSGEIKNYRFRSDVPSPPSHTAVGGPASLLPKRKPLTEEEIEAIMLGGSI comes from the exons ATGCCGCGGATTCCTCTGATCAAGTTCCCCAAGCGGAATCTCAAAGCCCCATCCCCATCCGCACCAG CAGCGTCGCAGCCCGCAGATCAGCACGCGACCCTCATGTCCCGCTTGG GGGCTAAAGTAGAGGCGCCACCTTCTGGAGAGATTAAAAATTACCGTTTTAGATCAGATGTGCCATCCCCACCTTCTCATACTGCTGTTGGAGGTCCAGCTTCACTCCTTCCGAAGCGTAAACCCCTGACTGAAGAAGAGATTGAGGCTATCATG CTAGGCGGCTCCATCTGA
- the LOC117852748 gene encoding uncharacterized protein isoform X2: MPRIPLIKFPKRNLKAPSPSAPASQPADQHATLMSRLGAKVEAPPSGEIKNYRFRSDVPSPPSHTAVGGPASLLPKRKPLTEEEIEAIMLGGSI; the protein is encoded by the exons ATGCCGCGGATTCCTCTGATCAAGTTCCCCAAGCGGAATCTCAAAGCCCCATCCCCATCCGCACCAG CGTCGCAGCCCGCAGATCAGCACGCGACCCTCATGTCCCGCTTGG GGGCTAAAGTAGAGGCGCCACCTTCTGGAGAGATTAAAAATTACCGTTTTAGATCAGATGTGCCATCCCCACCTTCTCATACTGCTGTTGGAGGTCCAGCTTCACTCCTTCCGAAGCGTAAACCCCTGACTGAAGAAGAGATTGAGGCTATCATG CTAGGCGGCTCCATCTGA